From Citricoccus sp. SGAir0253, a single genomic window includes:
- a CDS encoding FABP family protein has translation MPTELPFDLTPELAPLSWLIGAWEGQGRLGAGEEGSEVFYQRVDFTDHELPFLEYRAESWLCEEDGTLLRPLTVETGFWALDRERRDGDPGPGMSPADVVPALRSAADVEQYRRQDDSFPITAQITHPGSLTELYYGVIKGPQVQLRTDSVLRGSAAGPYEGGTRILGLVNGQLFWRWDATAGGEEQPHASAILDRMPDPSQGRLAPGVPRRNP, from the coding sequence GTGCCCACTGAGCTGCCCTTCGACCTGACCCCGGAGCTCGCTCCGCTGTCCTGGCTCATCGGCGCCTGGGAGGGCCAGGGCCGCCTCGGGGCCGGCGAGGAGGGCAGCGAGGTCTTCTACCAGCGCGTCGACTTCACCGACCACGAGCTGCCGTTCCTGGAGTACCGCGCCGAGTCCTGGCTGTGCGAGGAGGACGGCACGCTCCTGCGCCCGCTCACGGTGGAGACCGGCTTCTGGGCGCTGGACCGCGAGCGGCGCGACGGCGACCCCGGGCCGGGCATGTCCCCGGCGGACGTGGTCCCGGCCCTGCGCTCCGCGGCGGACGTGGAGCAGTACCGGCGGCAGGACGACAGCTTCCCCATCACGGCCCAGATCACCCATCCCGGCTCGCTGACCGAGCTGTACTACGGGGTCATCAAGGGCCCCCAGGTGCAGCTGCGCACCGACTCGGTGCTGCGCGGCTCCGCCGCCGGGCCCTACGAGGGCGGCACGCGCATCCTCGGCCTCGTCAACGGCCAGCTGTTCTGGCGCTGGGACGCGACGGCCGGTGGCGAGGAGCAGCCGCACGCCTCGGCGATCCTCGACCGCATGCCCGATCCGAGCCAGGGGCGGCTGGCCCCGGGCGTCCCGCGAAGGAACCCATGA
- a CDS encoding folate-binding protein YgfZ — translation MTSPLLSGPHAVHGAVAGSGPDAAVAAHYGQPVAEQRALAAGTAVVDLSHRGVVTVTGPDRLTWLHVLTSQRLDRLAPGTSTETLFLDVQGRIEFDCHLVDDGATTWLTVEPGEGAALADWLERMRFASRVEVADRTGEVAVLGATADVPGWDGRGDVVRWRDPWPAIGEGGFPYTEDPDPAHHPAADWSWSEYLVPAAELPGLPGALPAGWGLAGVLAAEALRIAALRPRHGVDTDDRTIPHEVDLVRTAVHLAKGCYKGQETIARVHNLGHPPRRLAFLQLDGSGHVLPAPGSDVVVRPETEAEAGTARPVGTLTSAALHHEMGPIALAVLKRATDPQAPLLVREGTAEDGWTLTAAAQETVVSPRAGKAVGRPTGLLRGGPR, via the coding sequence ATGACCTCCCCCCTGCTGTCCGGTCCGCACGCCGTCCACGGGGCGGTCGCCGGCAGCGGCCCGGACGCCGCCGTGGCCGCCCACTACGGGCAGCCGGTGGCCGAGCAGCGCGCCCTGGCCGCCGGCACCGCCGTGGTGGACCTGTCCCACCGGGGCGTCGTCACCGTGACCGGGCCCGACCGCCTGACGTGGCTGCACGTGCTGACGAGCCAGCGGCTGGACCGGCTCGCCCCCGGCACCTCGACCGAGACCCTGTTCCTGGACGTGCAGGGCCGCATCGAGTTCGACTGCCACCTCGTGGACGACGGCGCCACCACGTGGCTGACCGTGGAGCCGGGGGAGGGCGCCGCGCTGGCGGACTGGCTGGAGCGGATGCGGTTCGCCTCCCGCGTGGAGGTCGCCGACCGCACCGGAGAGGTCGCCGTCCTCGGCGCCACCGCCGACGTCCCGGGCTGGGACGGGCGCGGCGACGTGGTCCGCTGGCGCGACCCCTGGCCGGCGATCGGCGAGGGCGGGTTCCCCTACACCGAGGACCCGGACCCGGCGCACCACCCCGCCGCGGACTGGTCCTGGTCCGAGTACCTCGTCCCGGCCGCGGAGCTGCCCGGCCTGCCCGGCGCCCTGCCCGCCGGCTGGGGCCTGGCCGGCGTCCTCGCGGCCGAGGCGCTGCGCATCGCGGCCCTGCGGCCCCGCCACGGCGTGGACACCGACGACCGCACGATCCCGCACGAGGTGGACCTCGTGCGCACCGCCGTGCACCTGGCCAAGGGCTGCTACAAGGGCCAGGAGACGATCGCCCGCGTGCACAACCTCGGACACCCGCCGCGGCGGCTGGCCTTCCTGCAGCTCGACGGCTCCGGCCACGTGCTGCCGGCCCCGGGCTCCGACGTCGTCGTGCGCCCGGAGACCGAGGCGGAGGCCGGCACGGCCCGGCCCGTGGGCACCCTGACCTCGGCGGCCCTGCACCACGAGATGGGGCCGATCGCCCTGGCCGTGCTCAAGCGCGCCACCGACCCGCAGGCGCCACTGCTGGTGCGCGAGGGCACCGCCGAGGACGGCTGGACCCTCACCGCCGCCGCCCAGGAGACGGTGGTCTCGCCCCGGGCCGGCAAGGCCGTGGGCCGGCCCACCGGCCTGCTGCGCGGGGGTCCGCGCTAG
- a CDS encoding GNAT family N-acetyltransferase, with protein MPVNSHTRQIIELAWARILGLPDGAITEATAAGGRRIEVPTDDGGTGGEDEHIATFVRLYGASVLYGPRWLIEAARDVDDEVLSLESTLIRLGAGQSARSLGEAVLYYADDVPEIERSGSVAVSFEAEDARALEAACPADDVAEVGLSGLDATFTLVPDDGSGTRTGEPVAGAGYEEWQGLIGHLGVLVRPDVRRHGLGAYAGAIAMEEAFTEGLVPQWRAGMGHRASQHLADALGFELAGSQTTVLFNQ; from the coding sequence ATGCCCGTCAACAGCCACACCCGCCAGATCATCGAGCTGGCGTGGGCCCGCATCCTCGGCCTGCCGGACGGGGCGATCACGGAGGCCACGGCGGCCGGGGGCCGCCGGATCGAGGTGCCCACCGACGACGGCGGCACCGGCGGCGAGGACGAGCACATCGCCACGTTCGTGCGCCTGTACGGGGCCTCGGTGCTCTACGGACCGCGCTGGCTGATCGAGGCCGCGCGGGACGTGGACGACGAGGTGCTGTCCCTGGAGTCCACGCTCATCCGCCTCGGCGCCGGCCAGTCCGCCCGCTCGCTCGGCGAGGCGGTGCTCTACTACGCGGACGACGTCCCCGAGATCGAGCGGTCCGGCTCGGTGGCGGTCTCCTTCGAGGCGGAGGACGCGCGGGCCCTGGAGGCCGCGTGCCCCGCGGACGACGTGGCCGAGGTGGGGCTCTCCGGCCTGGACGCCACCTTCACGCTCGTGCCCGACGACGGCTCCGGCACCAGGACCGGGGAGCCCGTGGCCGGCGCCGGCTACGAGGAGTGGCAGGGCCTGATCGGCCACCTCGGCGTCCTGGTCCGGCCCGACGTGCGCCGGCACGGACTGGGCGCCTATGCCGGGGCCATCGCCATGGAGGAGGCCTTCACGGAGGGGCTCGTGCCCCAGTGGCGGGCGGGCATGGGCCACCGGGCCTCGCAGCACCTGGCCGACGCCCTCGGCTTCGAGCTCGCCGGTTCGCAGACGACGGTCCTGTTCAACCAGTGA
- a CDS encoding 6-phosphofructokinase produces the protein MRVGLLTSGGDCPGLNAVIRSAVLHGIKTYDYELVGIRDGWRGLIEGDVEDLPRRRVRGLARTGGTILGTSRTHPYHHPQGGPENILAQMRRLGIDAVVAIGGEGTLAGAKRLCDDGVPLVGVPKTIDNDLRATDYTFGFDTAVSIATDAMDRLRTTGESHHRCMVAEVMGRHVGWIALHSGMSAGAHAILIPEQRTSMEQVGEWVRQVHERGRSPLVVVAEGFIPEGHDDPLAESTDEHGRPRLGGIGEWVTQQIEEITGIETRNTVLGHIQRGGAPTGYDRVLATRFGMGAIDLVAEGRFGQMVALDGTEIVRVDLAHALDGLKEVPQHRYDEAKVLFGR, from the coding sequence ATGCGCGTCGGCCTCCTGACCAGCGGCGGGGACTGCCCCGGACTCAACGCCGTCATCCGCTCCGCGGTCCTGCACGGCATCAAGACGTACGACTACGAGCTGGTGGGGATCCGGGACGGCTGGCGCGGCCTCATCGAGGGCGACGTGGAGGACCTGCCCCGCCGGCGCGTCCGCGGCCTGGCCCGCACCGGCGGCACGATCCTCGGCACGTCCCGCACCCATCCCTACCACCACCCGCAGGGCGGCCCGGAGAACATCCTGGCCCAGATGCGCCGGCTCGGGATCGACGCCGTGGTGGCGATCGGCGGCGAGGGCACCCTGGCCGGGGCCAAGCGGCTGTGCGACGACGGCGTCCCGCTCGTGGGGGTGCCCAAGACGATCGACAACGACCTGCGGGCCACCGACTACACCTTCGGCTTCGACACCGCCGTCTCGATCGCCACCGACGCCATGGACCGGCTGCGCACCACGGGCGAGTCCCACCACCGGTGCATGGTCGCCGAGGTGATGGGCCGCCACGTGGGCTGGATCGCCCTGCACTCGGGGATGTCGGCCGGCGCGCACGCCATCCTCATCCCGGAGCAGCGCACCTCCATGGAGCAGGTCGGCGAGTGGGTGCGCCAGGTGCACGAGCGCGGCCGGTCCCCGCTCGTCGTCGTGGCCGAGGGGTTCATCCCCGAGGGCCACGACGACCCGCTGGCCGAGTCCACGGACGAGCACGGCCGGCCGCGGCTGGGCGGGATCGGCGAGTGGGTGACGCAGCAGATCGAGGAGATCACCGGCATCGAGACCCGCAACACCGTGCTCGGGCACATCCAGCGCGGCGGCGCGCCCACCGGCTACGACCGGGTCCTGGCCACGCGCTTCGGCATGGGGGCGATCGACCTCGTGGCCGAGGGCCGGTTCGGCCAGATGGTGGCCCTGGACGGCACGGAGATCGTCCGGGTGGACCTCGCCCACGCCCTCGACGGGCTCAAGGAGGTCCCCCAGCACCGCTACGACGAGGCGAAGGTGCTCTTCGGGCGCTAG
- a CDS encoding PspC domain-containing protein: MDTLYRSLRALPYRRGPRRLVGGVCGGLSAKYGWDLALVRLAVLVAFLLPFIGVGAYLVAWVLLPWQDGSIPLERAFPGPGSR, translated from the coding sequence ATGGACACCCTCTACCGCTCCCTGCGCGCCCTGCCCTACCGTCGCGGACCGCGCCGCCTCGTCGGCGGCGTGTGCGGCGGACTGTCCGCGAAGTACGGCTGGGACCTCGCGCTCGTGCGGCTCGCCGTCCTCGTGGCGTTCCTGCTGCCGTTCATCGGCGTCGGCGCCTACCTCGTGGCGTGGGTGCTGCTGCCCTGGCAGGACGGCTCGATCCCGCTGGAGCGTGCCTTCCCGGGTCCCGGCAGCCGATAG
- a CDS encoding PspC domain-containing protein — MNENPASGFYAWIHSLRTVRPPQRWLGGVVAGTSDRLGLDRTLGRALFVVLALLTDGVAVLAYGLAWMVLPEPDGRIHAREAARGRWTSGMTGALVLAVLGLGSLLTPPYGREAGWWGWGSVLGLAVVGLFVWLVASRPGPRALPPGQQPATGPGTDGGPVGDQPVYLAPSDTGWYATPTPAGPPAAPVPPGSPLPPAPAVPPVPEGRDPMSAPHAPYPSPHPSPHAGPHAGPYPTAPAAAAPPVDRTPPSLTGPTQLLVVGIAVLAGAAVAALRYLGVFTAGWSVIWAASLATALGVMAVGLVVGAVLGRGGGGLTVVTAILVLPVLAATGAASLRVGDWDGDWDGTLRGDARTGYHLSFGTGTIDLTDEPARTAADPVGVDLSFSTAELRVPDDVDVYLTVDNAFSTVDYPDLPAGASTADGRVQVVDAPGTERLDVEADLAFSTLTVRVDGAPARTDSTTGSTGNQE, encoded by the coding sequence ATGAACGAGAACCCCGCCTCCGGCTTCTACGCCTGGATCCACTCCCTGCGCACCGTGCGCCCGCCCCAGCGCTGGCTGGGCGGCGTGGTCGCGGGGACGTCCGACCGCCTCGGCCTGGACCGCACGCTGGGCCGGGCCCTGTTCGTGGTCCTGGCCCTGCTGACGGACGGCGTCGCCGTGCTGGCCTACGGGCTGGCGTGGATGGTGCTGCCCGAGCCGGACGGCCGCATCCACGCCCGCGAGGCGGCCCGGGGCCGGTGGACCTCCGGGATGACCGGTGCCCTGGTCCTCGCGGTCCTCGGCCTCGGCTCCCTGCTCACCCCGCCGTACGGCCGCGAGGCCGGGTGGTGGGGCTGGGGCAGCGTCCTCGGCCTGGCGGTGGTCGGGCTGTTCGTGTGGCTCGTCGCCTCCCGCCCGGGCCCCCGCGCGCTGCCCCCCGGGCAGCAGCCCGCCACCGGCCCGGGGACCGACGGCGGCCCGGTCGGCGACCAGCCGGTCTACCTCGCCCCCTCCGACACGGGCTGGTACGCCACGCCCACCCCGGCCGGTCCCCCCGCCGCGCCGGTGCCCCCCGGCTCCCCCCTCCCCCCTGCCCCCGCCGTCCCTCCCGTCCCCGAAGGTCGTGACCCCATGAGCGCCCCCCACGCCCCGTACCCCTCCCCCCATCCCTCCCCACACGCCGGTCCCCACGCCGGGCCGTACCCCACCGCGCCCGCTGCCGCGGCCCCGCCCGTGGACCGCACGCCGCCGTCGCTGACCGGCCCCACCCAGCTGCTGGTGGTCGGGATCGCGGTGCTGGCCGGCGCCGCCGTCGCCGCCCTGCGCTACCTCGGCGTGTTCACCGCCGGCTGGAGCGTCATCTGGGCCGCGAGCCTCGCCACGGCGCTGGGCGTCATGGCGGTCGGCCTCGTGGTCGGTGCCGTCCTCGGGCGCGGCGGCGGCGGGCTGACCGTCGTCACCGCCATCCTGGTGCTGCCCGTCCTGGCCGCCACGGGCGCCGCGTCCCTGCGGGTCGGCGACTGGGACGGCGACTGGGACGGGACCCTGCGCGGCGACGCCCGGACCGGCTACCACCTGAGCTTCGGGACCGGCACGATCGACCTGACGGACGAGCCGGCCCGCACGGCCGCGGACCCGGTGGGCGTGGACCTGTCCTTCTCCACGGCCGAGCTGCGCGTCCCGGACGACGTGGACGTCTACCTCACCGTGGACAATGCCTTCAGCACCGTGGACTACCCGGACCTGCCCGCCGGCGCGTCCACCGCGGACGGCCGCGTCCAGGTCGTCGACGCCCCCGGGACCGAGCGCCTCGACGTCGAGGCCGACCTCGCCTTCTCCACCCTCACCGTCCGCGTGGACGGCGCCCCCGCCCGCACCGACAGCACCACCGGCTCCACCGGAAACCAGGAGTGA
- a CDS encoding ATP-binding protein: protein MRPVLTRPLPGRVIAGVCAGLARYLGLPVAWVRAGVVALALLSGVGVVFYGWLWIFVPDEHEDVVRAGGPVRGAAHPVPVSAAPAPDAAAARGRALDRGWQVAFGIVLLGVAAVLGLQAAGVRLDWGVVGPAAVVLLGIALAWLQLDALRGAGRAGRGGRITSLVLGLLLVLAGVLAFAAGFVGTDELWFGLVVALVILAGVTLVAAPWVLTAWRDAAAKSSALAVQTERAEIAAHLHDSVLQTLALIQRNAADASAVARLARAQERDLRQYLYQDPSRPTGTLADRLQDLAAAIEDDHGGPIEVVTAGSATGPWLDPVLQAAREAMLNGVRHAGPVQVYAEARPDAVEVFVKDRGPGFDPAAVPPDRLGVRESVVGRMERAGGTARILTGDGGTEVRLHLPVPAGEGPAGPAGQAPARPMEQPGDRTVDRTVDDEKGMRG from the coding sequence ATGCGCCCCGTGCTCACCCGACCGCTCCCGGGCCGCGTCATCGCCGGCGTCTGCGCTGGGCTGGCGCGGTACCTCGGCCTGCCCGTGGCCTGGGTGCGGGCCGGCGTGGTGGCCCTGGCCCTGCTCAGCGGGGTGGGCGTGGTGTTCTACGGGTGGCTGTGGATCTTCGTCCCGGACGAGCACGAGGACGTGGTCCGGGCCGGTGGGCCGGTGCGGGGGGCCGCCCACCCCGTCCCGGTCTCCGCGGCTCCTGCGCCGGACGCCGCCGCGGCGCGCGGCCGCGCGCTGGACCGGGGCTGGCAGGTGGCCTTCGGCATCGTGCTGCTGGGCGTGGCCGCCGTGCTCGGGCTGCAGGCGGCGGGCGTGCGCCTGGACTGGGGGGTGGTGGGCCCGGCGGCCGTGGTGCTGCTCGGCATCGCGCTGGCCTGGCTGCAGCTCGACGCGCTGCGCGGGGCCGGCCGCGCCGGCCGCGGGGGGCGGATCACGTCCCTCGTGCTCGGGCTGCTGCTCGTGCTGGCCGGGGTGCTGGCCTTCGCCGCCGGCTTCGTCGGCACGGACGAGCTCTGGTTCGGGCTCGTGGTGGCGCTCGTGATCCTGGCCGGGGTGACGCTCGTGGCCGCCCCCTGGGTGCTCACGGCCTGGCGGGACGCCGCGGCGAAGTCCTCCGCGCTCGCCGTCCAGACCGAGCGCGCGGAGATCGCCGCCCACCTGCACGACTCCGTGCTGCAGACGCTCGCGCTGATCCAGCGCAACGCCGCCGACGCCTCCGCCGTCGCCCGGCTCGCGCGGGCCCAGGAACGGGACCTGCGCCAGTACCTCTACCAGGACCCGTCGCGGCCCACGGGCACCCTCGCGGACCGCCTGCAGGACCTGGCCGCGGCGATCGAGGACGACCACGGCGGCCCCATCGAGGTGGTCACCGCCGGGTCCGCGACCGGCCCGTGGCTGGACCCGGTGCTGCAGGCGGCGCGCGAGGCGATGCTCAACGGGGTCCGCCACGCCGGGCCGGTGCAGGTGTACGCCGAGGCGCGGCCGGACGCCGTCGAGGTGTTCGTGAAGGACCGCGGCCCGGGCTTCGACCCGGCCGCGGTCCCGCCGGACCGCCTCGGGGTCCGCGAGTCGGTGGTCGGCCGCATGGAGCGGGCCGGCGGCACCGCGCGGATCCTGACCGGCGACGGCGGCACCGAGGTCCGGCTGCACCTGCCGGTCCCGGCCGGGGAGGGGCCGGCCGGGCCGGCGGGGCAGGCGCCGGCCCGGCCGATGGAGCAGCCGGGGGACCGGACGGTGGACCGGACGGTGGACGACGAGAAGGGGATGCGGGGATGA